In Bufo gargarizans isolate SCDJY-AF-19 chromosome 5, ASM1485885v1, whole genome shotgun sequence, the following are encoded in one genomic region:
- the LOC122939409 gene encoding carcinoembryonic antigen-related cell adhesion molecule 20-like, with translation MAIRTWLVIRSWCAVKASLVCTPLWHNSKILNLGDLSCCQYWRTKNVQYLHQVVNGGQILPLIELRQRANLDGPSEARIEGEVFVRPGYSIALTCSADSNPPPEFQWKVNDTDTGAKTSKYRVSNAKTEHQGLYTCVVRNPATLRTATAAVYVNVTAEFVPPGADLPMIIGVTVATVLLLILIAAVTYLFIIHKRRKSSSDTSSMMKGSSRNGQADNATQAMEEHELQYTAIQFSNSTPRKPQKPETIYENRRPQPPPPSDNVVYSDLKLR, from the exons atggctataaggaCTTGGCTGGTTATAAGAAGCTGGTGTGCAGTCAAGGCATCACTTGTTTGCACCCCACTATGGCATAATTCAAAGATCTTGAACTTAGGGGACTTGAGCtgctgccagtactggaggactaagaaCGTCCAGTACTTACATCAGGTGGTCAatggtggacaaattctgccccTGATTGAGCTAAGGCAAAGGGCAAATCTGG ATGGCCCCAGTGAGGCTCGGATAGAAGGCGAAGTATTTGTGAGGCCCGGTTATTCCATCGCATTAACGTGTTCTGCTGATTCTAATCCACCTCCGGAATTCCAATGGAAAGTCAATGACACAGACACAGGGGCAAAGACCAGCAAATATAGAGTTAGTAACGCGAAGACTGAGCACCAAGGGCTGTACACGTGTGTGGTGAGGAACCCCGCGACCCTCCGCACGGCTACCGCCGCCGTGTACGTCAATGTGACTGCAGAATTTGTACCACCTGGTGCGGATTTACCGATGATCATCGGCGTTACAGTGGCCACCGTGCTACTTCTGATTCTTATTGCAGCAGTGACTTATCTCTTCATCATACACAAACGGCGCAAAAGCTCAAGTGACACGAGTTCAATGATGAAAGGCTCCTCCCGTAACGGTCAGGCTGACAATGCAACACAAGCCATGGAAGAGCACGAGCTCCAGTACACCGCCATTCAGTTCTCTAACAGCACACCAAGAAAGCCTCAGAAGCCGGAGACAATTTATGAAAACCGGAGACCCCAGCCGCCGCCACCGTCGGACAATGTCGTGTACTCTGACCTGAAGTTACGCTGA